Proteins encoded together in one Pseudomonas asiatica window:
- the grpE gene encoding nucleotide exchange factor GrpE yields the protein MADEQLNEKDLNVEETGAGNAADARVLELEEQLAAAKDQALRAVADVQNARRRAEQDVEKAHKFALEKFSGDLLPVIDSLELALAHSSADDEHVKQIREGVELTLKMFQDTLKRYNLEAVDPHGQPFNPEHHQAMAMQENAEVEPNSVLNVFQKGYLLNGRLLRPAMVVVSKAPSAAQPSINEKA from the coding sequence ATGGCTGACGAACAGCTGAACGAGAAAGACCTTAACGTCGAAGAGACCGGTGCAGGTAATGCTGCCGATGCCCGCGTCCTGGAACTCGAGGAGCAGCTGGCCGCCGCCAAGGACCAGGCGCTGCGCGCCGTTGCCGACGTGCAGAACGCTCGTCGTCGTGCCGAGCAGGATGTCGAGAAAGCCCACAAGTTTGCCCTCGAGAAGTTCTCGGGCGACCTGCTGCCGGTGATCGACAGCCTGGAACTGGCCCTGGCGCACTCCAGTGCCGACGATGAGCATGTCAAGCAGATCCGCGAGGGTGTCGAGCTGACCCTGAAGATGTTCCAGGACACTCTCAAGCGCTACAACCTCGAAGCAGTCGACCCGCACGGCCAGCCGTTCAACCCAGAGCACCACCAGGCCATGGCCATGCAGGAAAACGCCGAAGTGGAGCCGAACAGCGTGCTGAACGTGTTCCAGAAGGGCTATCTGCTCAACGGTCGTCTGCTGCGCCCCGCCATGGTGGTGGTCAGCAAGGCGCCAAGCGCGGCGCAACCCTCGATCAATGAAAAGGCTTGA